In Leifsonia sp. ZF2019, a genomic segment contains:
- the dnaA gene encoding chromosomal replication initiator protein DnaA has translation MAGGEESISAAWQSVLGKLETDDRITPQLYGFLSLVEPKGIMAGTFYLEVPNEFTRGMIEQRSRVPLLSAIGALDEALAVNTFAIVVNPEIQQETMAGPAEPEPAPYLENASPNVSPPTEITAPPRNGDTRLNSKYSFDNFVIGQSNRFAHAAAVAVAEAPAKAYNPLFIYGDSGLGKTHLLHAIGHYAMSLYPGIRVRYVSSEEFTNDFINSIANNRGSSFQARYRNIDILLIDDIQFLQRAVETQEAFFHTFNTLHDHNKQVVITSDLPPKHLTGFEDRMRSRFEWGLITDVQVPDLETRIAILRKKAQSEKIQVPDDILEFMASKVSSNIRELEGTLIRVTAFASLNRTPVDMPLVQTVLKDLITLDDDNVIAPTDIITNTAEYFKLSVDDLYGSSRSQAVATARQIAMYLCRELTNLSLPKIGQLFGGRDHTTVMYANKKISELMKERRSIYNQVTELTSRIKQNHRYGK, from the coding sequence ATGGCAGGCGGCGAAGAGTCCATTTCTGCGGCATGGCAGTCCGTGCTCGGAAAGCTCGAGACGGACGACCGCATCACCCCTCAGCTCTATGGATTCCTCAGCTTGGTCGAGCCCAAGGGCATCATGGCCGGCACCTTCTATCTGGAGGTGCCGAATGAGTTCACGCGCGGGATGATCGAGCAGCGCAGCCGCGTCCCCCTCCTGAGCGCGATCGGCGCCCTCGACGAGGCCCTCGCCGTCAACACCTTCGCCATCGTCGTGAATCCCGAGATCCAGCAGGAGACGATGGCCGGCCCGGCCGAGCCGGAGCCCGCCCCCTATCTCGAGAACGCATCGCCGAATGTGTCGCCGCCGACCGAGATCACCGCACCGCCGCGCAACGGCGACACGCGCCTCAACTCCAAGTACAGCTTCGACAACTTCGTCATCGGCCAGTCCAACCGGTTCGCCCATGCGGCCGCCGTCGCCGTCGCCGAGGCGCCCGCGAAGGCCTACAACCCCCTCTTCATCTACGGCGACTCCGGCCTCGGCAAGACCCACCTCCTCCACGCCATCGGCCACTACGCGATGAGCCTCTACCCGGGGATCCGCGTCCGGTACGTGTCGAGCGAGGAATTCACGAACGACTTCATCAACTCGATCGCGAACAACCGCGGCTCCTCGTTCCAGGCGCGCTACCGCAATATCGACATCCTCCTGATCGACGACATCCAGTTCCTGCAGCGCGCGGTGGAGACGCAGGAAGCCTTCTTCCACACCTTCAACACCCTCCACGACCACAACAAGCAGGTGGTCATCACCAGCGACCTGCCGCCGAAGCACCTCACCGGCTTCGAGGACCGCATGCGCTCGCGGTTCGAGTGGGGCCTGATCACCGACGTCCAGGTGCCCGACCTCGAGACCCGTATCGCGATCCTCCGCAAGAAAGCGCAGAGCGAGAAGATCCAGGTTCCCGACGACATCCTGGAGTTCATGGCCTCGAAGGTGTCGAGCAACATCCGCGAGCTCGAGGGCACGCTCATCCGTGTCACGGCCTTCGCAAGCCTCAACCGCACGCCGGTCGACATGCCCCTGGTGCAGACGGTCCTCAAAGACCTGATCACGCTCGACGACGACAATGTGATCGCGCCGACCGACATCATCACCAACACCGCGGAGTACTTCAAGCTCAGCGTCGACGACCTCTACGGCTCCAGCCGATCGCAGGCGGTGGCGACCGCGCGCCAGATCGCGATGTATCTCTGCCGCGAGCTGACGAACCTGTCCCTGCCCAAGATCGGACAGCTCTTCGGCGGCCGCGACCACACGACGGTGATGTACGCCAACAAGAAGATCAGCGAGCTCATGAAGGAGCGGCGCTCGATCTACAACCAAGTGACCGAGCTCACCAGTCGGATCAAGCAGAACCACCGCTACGGCAAGTAG
- the dnaN gene encoding DNA polymerase III subunit beta, with translation MKFQANRDVFSEAVSFAVKLLPQRTTLPILSGVLIETTDTGLQLSSFDYEVSAQTEIPADVEEPGRVLVSGRLLAEIAAKLPNAPVRFSTDDSKISVRAGSANFTLLSMPVEEYPSIPQVSGDAGLVPAEEFAEAVAQVGVAASRDDVTPVITGVQLEVGDNTLGLVATDRYRVAIRQIDWDNGTTSGEAQTALVPARTLTEIGKTFGHSGTVSVSITNRDDRELIAFTADKKTVTSLLIKGNFPPVRRLFPEQVDNYAVLNTAELIEATRRVALVLEREAALRYTFTADGLTLEAIGSEQAQASESIDALLTGQETVVSLKPQFLLDGLGAVHSEFVRISFTKTENPNKPGPVLITSQTSKDQAGSDSYKYLLQPNLLLR, from the coding sequence GTGAAGTTCCAAGCAAACCGGGATGTCTTCAGCGAGGCCGTCTCCTTCGCAGTGAAGCTCCTCCCGCAGCGGACGACACTGCCCATCCTGAGCGGCGTACTCATCGAGACGACGGACACCGGCCTCCAGCTGTCGTCGTTCGACTACGAGGTGTCGGCGCAGACCGAGATCCCGGCCGACGTCGAAGAACCGGGTCGCGTGCTCGTCTCGGGTCGACTGCTGGCCGAGATCGCGGCCAAGCTGCCGAACGCCCCCGTGCGGTTCTCGACGGACGACTCCAAGATCAGCGTGCGAGCCGGATCCGCCAACTTCACGCTGCTCTCCATGCCGGTCGAGGAATACCCGAGCATCCCGCAGGTGAGCGGGGACGCGGGGCTGGTCCCGGCGGAGGAATTCGCCGAGGCCGTCGCCCAGGTGGGCGTCGCCGCGTCCCGGGACGATGTCACCCCGGTCATCACGGGTGTGCAGCTCGAGGTGGGGGACAACACCCTCGGTCTCGTCGCCACTGACCGCTACCGCGTGGCCATCCGCCAGATCGACTGGGACAACGGCACCACCTCCGGGGAGGCCCAGACTGCGCTCGTCCCCGCCCGCACGCTGACAGAGATCGGCAAGACCTTCGGTCACAGCGGAACGGTCTCCGTCTCGATCACCAACCGCGACGACCGTGAGCTGATCGCCTTCACCGCGGACAAGAAGACCGTCACCTCGCTCCTGATCAAGGGCAACTTCCCGCCCGTGCGCCGGCTCTTCCCCGAGCAGGTCGACAACTACGCGGTGCTCAACACCGCCGAGCTCATCGAGGCGACCCGACGTGTCGCCCTCGTGCTGGAGCGCGAAGCCGCGCTCCGCTACACCTTCACCGCCGACGGACTGACGCTGGAAGCGATCGGCTCCGAGCAGGCTCAAGCATCCGAGAGCATCGACGCTCTCCTCACAGGCCAGGAGACGGTGGTTTCGCTGAAGCCGCAGTTCCTGCTCGATGGTCTCGGTGCCGTGCACTCCGAATTCGTGCGCATCTCTTTCACCAAGACCGAGAACCCCAACAAACCGGGACCTGTGCTCATCACGAGCCAGACCTCCAAGGACCAGGCGGGCTCGGACTCCTACAAGTACCTGCTGCAGCCCAACCTGCTCCTGCGCTAG